One genomic region from Drosophila subpulchrella strain 33 F10 #4 breed RU33 chromosome 2R, RU_Dsub_v1.1 Primary Assembly, whole genome shotgun sequence encodes:
- the LOC119549572 gene encoding chymotrypsin-like protease CTRL-1, translated as MTCRGMKSVFTGLAVILWLWLQVPGSSSQFLEEDCGIASLIQPKIIGGEPAGLGLHPWMALLHTQTSFRCAGSLINHWFVLTAAHCFDNGVNYIVRLGEYDRDTTEDSAHKEYEVDRGFRHMYYDNKTYTHDIALLRLKMRVEYLHHIKPICIFENSNMKWVTEEATWFTATGWGLTSTEPFSRGSRVLQKVKLNRRNQTECAWVFVQRMTSQQICVGSEDRRLCQGDSGGPQGRMVRRKFGDEYRFVQMGIASYSGAGCPVSIITDVVSYGEWIKRIVDWNTPRDESLDSNLRLY; from the exons ATGACTTGTCGCGGAATGAAGAGTGTTTTCACTGGACTCGCAGTAATCTTGTGGCTGTGGCTTCAAGTCCCTGGTTCCTCATCCCAGTTTTTAGAGGAGGATTGTGGGATAGCGTCTTTAATTCAGCCGAAAATCATTGGTGGTGAGCCAGCGGGATTAGGACTACATCCTTGGATGGCCCTTCTGCACACGCAAACTTCCTTTAGATGCGCCGGATCTCTTATCAATCACT gGTTTGTCTTGACGGCGGCCCATTGCTTCGATAACGGGGTGAACTA CATTGTTCGCTTGGGTGAATACGATAGGGATACAACTGAAGACTCCGCACACAAAGAGTACGAGGTAGATAGGGGTTTCAGGCACATGTACTACGATAACAAAACATATACCCACGACATCGCATTGCTGAGGCTCAAAATGAGGGTGGAGTACTTAC ACCATATCAAACCCATCTGCATTTTCGAAAATAGCAATATGAAGTGGGTAACGGAGGAGGCCACCTGGTTCACAGCCACCGGCTGGGGCCTAACCTCTACGGAACCCTTTTCCCGTGGGAGTCGCGTTCTTCAAAAAGTGAAACTAAATCGCAGGAATCAAACTGAGTGCGCCTGGGTGTTTGTCCAACGCATGACGTCCCAACAGATCTGCGTGGGTTCCGAAGACCGTAGGCTCTGCCAAGGGGACTCCGGTGGTCCGCAGGGGAGGATGGTAAGGAGGAAGTTTGGCGACGAGTATCGCTTCGTCCAGATGGGCATTGCCAGCTATTCGGGAGCAGGCTGCCCGGTCAGCATTATCACGGACGTCGTGAGCTACGGCGAATGGATCAAAAGGATAGTGGATTGGAATACCCCCAGGGACGAATCTTTAGATTCTAATTTAAGGCTttattaa
- the LOC119551709 gene encoding coagulation factor X: protein MNSSLTAIAVLASLLFICCNSGSANWLYNDCGGEYQGAVGPWTALLQQNGEIFCAGTLITKFFILTAANCIKTKGVVKVRLGEFGRSEGDLAEDHLVDYSLRYRYYNNESYSNNIGLLKLTKEVQFKAYIKPICIIGDPKQEVKNFIGTAWQGMNIDGMYSTMELGSIRIERKPHLCDGLDLYTQFCAGSSEYSQSCDGLSGSALSQYLRYQNENRIVQFGISTLSEMDCQGVQGYTDVTKFYWWIQDVIALFEVSSYTPKRSFAASATSKRIYTK from the exons ATGAACAGCTCATTAACTGCTATCGCAGTGCTCGCCAGCCTGCTTTTTATCTGTTGCAACTCCGGATCCGCAAATTGGCTATACAACGACTGCGGAGGCGAATACCAGGGAGCCGTGGGTCCCTGGACAGCTCTATTGCAGCAAAACGGCGAAATCTTTTGTGCCGGAACACTGATAACTAAAT TCTTTATATTAACTGCTGCGAACTGCATTAAAACTAAAGGCGTCGT AAAAGTTCGCTTGGGGGAGTTCGGAAGAAGCGAAGGTGATTTGGCGGAAGATCATTTAGTAGACTATTCTCTCAGGTATCGTTACTATAACAACGAATCGTATTCCAATAACATCGGCCTGCTAAAACTGACCAAGGAAGTGCAGTTTAAAG CATACATAAAGCCGATCTGCATTATCGGGGATCCAAAGCAGGAGGTGAAAAATTTCATTGGAACTGCCTGGCAGGGAATGAATATAGATGGCATGTACAGCACCATGGAGCTTGGGTCCATAAGAATTGAACGTAAGCCTCACCTCTGCGATGGACTAGACTTATACACCCAGTTCTGTGCTGGAAGTTCGGAATACTCGCAGTCATGCGATGGTCTCTCTGGCTCAGCACTATCCCAATACCTTAgatatcaaaatgaaaataGGATTGTTCAGTTCGGCATCTCGACTTTGAGCGAAATGGATTGTCAGGGGGTACAGGGTTACACCGACGTAACGAAATTTTACTGGTGGATTCAGGATGTGATCGCACTGTTCGAAGTCTCTTCCTACACGCCCAAAAGAAGCTTTGCTGCCAGTGCCACAAGTAAAAGGATTTATACGAAATGA